From the genome of Latilactobacillus curvatus JCM 1096 = DSM 20019:
TCTAAAGCGTTTTTAAAATCTGAACGGGACTAAAACTTCGGCCTCTGAAAATTAAATTAAGTAATTTAAATTGAAAGTCAAATTTGTTCGTACTTTTATGTCCGGATTCTTGACATAGGAGCCCTACGTAATCGCCAATATCAGCGAATGCTTGTTTAGCGTACTCTTTAGCGATATCATCAGCTGTAACGAATAGGTCGTTAGCAATCTCGTTACGCAGCTTATCAATTTGCTCACGCACACTAGCATTTACTAGCAACCTTGGGCCATTTACATTAGCGGTCTTGTAATCAACGTCATAAGCTTGCATATAAGCCCATGTGGCATTGAATCGTTGCAGATAGTACAAGCAGAACATTTTCTGTTGATCGTTTAACCCATCATTAGCAGATAATTCCTTCACTATTTTGGGTGCAACCTTTTCAACTTTGTGTGCACCCTTTTTGCTTTTGGGGTGCACCGCTTTTTTATTTGGCCCACGTTCCCATCCATTACGCTGTTTCCATGATTTCACGGTATTAATCGACACATCATATTTATCAGCGATGTCTTTGTACTTCATCCCAGATAAATAGTCTTCCTTTGCATCATTTCTTGATTCATCATGCATTACATAGCACCGCCCTCCTTCTTATAATTGTTTTTCTCCAATAAAATACGCCGCTCATTATCTGAACGACGTTTCTCATCTATCTTCTTCTGTTTAAGCCACTTCTCTAAACGGGCATCTGCTGCCGTCCATTCAGGTGTTTCGTAGCCGTACTTTGAATGTATTAGTTTCACAATGCCTATCACTCCTTTAATTTTATGTACAAAAAAAGACAGCCTAAGCTGTCTCAAGATAAACTCTTTTAAAATTGTACGCCTAATGAACCTAAGCCAGTCGCATTCCATTTGTATCCCTCGGAGCGAGCAATCCGCATCAATTTTCGGATTCGTTCAGCGTTTTCATTACCCAATAAGTTCTTACCATTCATGGTCCAAATTGTAATTCCATTTACGGTTTTAGCTGCTACCACTTGAGCTGGCATATCTTCTGTAGATAAATGTTTTGCTGCAATTAAAAGAATATCCTTAATATGCTGATCAATTTCTTTGTGGGCCAAATCATTATACATTTCATCAATTATTTCGAAAACTTGCTCATTAATAGTCTTTGACATTATATCACCTTCCGTTAACCAGAATATACCACAACTTCATGTTTATGTCGCTACTTCCCTAATGATTGTAATTGCATTTCACTTTATTAAAAAAGTTTTCAAATATCTCTTTATTGATTTTCGTGATGCATCATCACATCAATTACACGTCGTATTGACATCCTTCATTACCTTAAGCAGTTGTTGCAACTGGTCCTTCTTCTGCTTTCTTCTCTTTATCTTTCTTCTGTTTCCGAATTTTATCCTTTGCGCGCTTATAAACATCTTTGGGACTAGGAAGCCCAAATACATAAACTACCATGATATCCCTTCTTTCTTACTTTAATTGTAGACTCAATCTTACAGTACTACAAATATTCGGGATTAAAAAAGACAGCCTAGGCTGCCTTGATAATATTAATAGATTAATTTATATACCTCTTTGCCCGAATCTGTTAAAGTTTCTTGTACTGCATTTTTACCGCCAAACGTGCCAGACGCCGTGAAACATAGTCCATTTACTTCTAACTCCTTGATTGCTAGTCCTAATGATGTTATTGAAATGTCATTAAATATTTCAGTTTTTAATAATCCTTGTGCAATATACTCACTGTTATCACCGTTCATTATTCCTCCAACAGTGATGCTTGCTTTATTGGGAGCTTTCATAATCGGCCATCTATTAGCTTTCTGCAATACTAAGAGTGCCTGTGGTGATAGTTTGGCAATCATAGACAACACAACTCTCTTATTTGAAAAGTGTTCTTTTAAATCACTATCATTACTTATATTCCTTAGAACGTTGGCTAAAACATTTAAGGTATCATCATCTGCCGGTGAATCATTAAGTATTTCTATTAATTTTGAATACAATGTCAGACCATAGGGATCCGTAATTAAGTCAACAATACATTGTAACGCTTTATCGTGGTCGTCTGATTTTTGTACATAAGAAGCAACGACCAAAGATTTTTTCATATCAGATATGTTTTGGCCTAGTTCATCGCCAGTTTCAATCACATCAAAAATAAGACTCCCTAAAGACCCATTTAATATATCAACAACCAATTCTCGACCTTTAGATTTTCCTGTATCGATTGCAGCCTCTGCATACTCATCAGCTGTTAACCTCTGTTGCTCTATTCTTTGCTTAAGCGTTTTTTTATCAGCCTTTAAAATTGATTCTGGATTATTGATCATTTCTAACAAACTTTCTCTATCCATAATTTTCACCCTCCAATAAATCTATAATACAAAACCCCAGCCATAAAGGCTAGGACTATTGGAGGTGAAGTATGTGCCATTACTGGCAATATCGCAGGTGTGGATTTGCACCACACAATTGCCGTTTTAAGGCGTAAAGACGCTTTACCTATTCCGCCACTGCGATAATATCCTAGCCGGGACTCGAACCCGAATCGTGACCGCAGGTGCACTTCCGCGCTGCTCTATTTAAGCTACTAGGAATGGTTAGGTCCGCGATCATCCACGGCAACAACGTGCTAACCCCACGCTTCCAGCAATTAGAATTGAAGTCGATTAACCTAACAAAGTTTGATTAACGCTAATTGCCGGGTATAACAGATCGTATTTTTGGCAACAGCGCGACCACCGTTTTCCGCCGGTGATTACTGGCCACAGTTTAAGCGCGCTTTACTAATAATCCATAATACTAATTTATCACGGAAATCCGGCTAATAACCACAGACAATCCGCACAAAAACCGCACTTTTTATTTCTTGAACTCGTGCAAGTCTTCAATCATGAATGCATCTGCAAATTGCAGGCATGCCCGATTCTTATAATATCTGAATCGAGTTTCACCATACCCGCTTTCAAGCTGAGCTGCTGTTACAGTGTTTTCTTTTACATAGATACTCCATAGAATCTTCGGCTCCTATGTCAAGAATCCGGACATAAAAGTACGAACAAATTTGACTTTCAATTTAAATTACTTAATTTAATTTTCAGAGGCCGAAGTTTTAGTCCCGTTCAGATTTTAAAAACGCTTTAGAGTATATTAAATAAGCCCCAACATTATTGAATTTAATAGCCTGTAGCTACGCTACAAGTGAAATACGATCACTGTTATACCAACGAATATAGTTATCAATTCCGGCGATTGCTTCATGAATTGTCTTAAAATCTTGGAAATTAACGTATTCACGTTTCAAAATTGAATGAAAACTTTCAATTCGCGCGTTATCGCCGGGCTGACCCTTTCGGGAGTAAGAATGCTTGATACCATACTTCGATAAAGTGTTTTCAAATAAGTCACTTGTGTATTGGCTTCCCATATCACTATGAATAATTTGTGGTTTAACTGCTTGCGCCATGACTTGGGTAATAACGTTAGTCGCTAGTTCTTTAGTCATCTGCGTATTAAGTTGGTAAGCAATAACCCGTCGGGTTACTGGATTATAGACACTAGCTAGGTAACACCAAGTATGGTTAAGGGGAATGTACGTAATATCAGTCAATAAAATACCAGATTGATCAGTTAACTGCTTAATCAAGTTTGGTCGCTGATCATAATCAGTCTGAGTGGTTGGCTTATTGATTCGTTTAACCATTCTAGATCTAATCCCTAATTCACACATTTGTTGATAGACCAGACGCTGACTAACGTGAATATCAGACTGTTGATTTAGTAAGATCGTTAATCGTGGGTAGCCATACATTGGATATCTTAACCAAGCCGTTAACACTTCTTGTTTAATTAAATGCCGGCGGCGTTCAGTTCTACTTGGCTGCCAATGTAGATAATCATAGTAGGTTGAGCGCGGAATTTTGAGTACTGATAAGATACGCGTAATGCGGTGCCCAGCAAGTAAATTAGCGTTGACGACTTCTAACACGAGGGCACGCCCTTTAATAATTAGCTTTTTGCCATGAGCACCGCTGCTCGTTTTAAAATATCAAGTTCTTCTTTTAACCGTTTATTTTCTTTAATCAGAGCACGTTCATTTGATGATAGCACTTTAGTGTTGTTAGGATCAGCTTGTTTAATCCACTTAGTGACCGTTGAAACACTGACGTTGTATTCTTTAGCCAGTGAGTTGGCCGAACGGCCAGTCTGACTTAAGCTAACAATCGATTCTTTAAATTCATTTGAATATTTAATTGCCATAATAAAAAGCTCCTTTATGATGTATTATATCGAACAGTTTGTCCGTAATTCCATCATAGGAGCCGTAACTTTGTGTGCACCGAAGAAAATGGTACCCCCGTCCTTCCTAACTCGATTAAATATAAGGCGCAATTAGTCCAAGACAAATTGCATAAGAATTTTAATTTCCATTCACTACGTCACACTCACGCTACTATGCTGCTAGAAGCCGGAGAAAAAATGAAAGTCGTTAGTGAACGTTTAGGCCATTCTCGAATCAGCACTACAATGGACACTTATTCTCATGTCACTCATAAAATGCGCAAAAATACAGTTAGTCTGATCGAACAAATTCAGAACGAGTAATGTTGGCAAGAGCACTATCTTGAATAATTCGAAACACAAAAAAATAGCAGTTTTGCCAACCAACGAAAATTGACGTTGGCAAAATGTTGGCAAAACTGCTATTTTATCACTATTAAATTTTTAAGAATCCTTATTTACCGGCTTTATCTTCATCATTCATCTTCAAAATGGACATGAACGCCTCTTGTGGGACTTCCACCGAACCCACGGATTTCATCCGTTTCTTACCGGCTTTTTGTTTTTCTAACAACTTACGCTTCCGGGTAATATCCCCACCATAACACTTGGCGAGCACGTTTTTCCGGTAGGCCTTGACTGTTGAACGGGCAATCACTTTATTCCCGATAGCTGCTTGAATCGGCACTTCGAATTGTTGACGTGGAATGGTTTCTTTCAACTTACCAACAATCGCTTTGCCTCGTTCAAAGGCAAAGTCACGGTGCACGATAAAACTCAAGGCATCAACGGATTCACCGTTCAATAGAATATCCATCTTCACCAGATCACTCGCACGATAGCCAGTCACTTCATAATCGAATGAGGCATAACCCTTGGTATTGGACTTCAAGTCATCGAAGAAATCGAAAATGATTTCAGACAGTGGCATGTTGTAGATGACATTAACCCGATAGGTATCTAAGTAATCCATCGTGACGAATTCGCCGCGTTTACGTTGTGCAAGTTCCATCACAGCCCCCACATAATCGTTCGGTACCATGATAGATGCTTTAACGTACGGTTCTTTAACTTCTGAAATATTTGATGTTTCTGGCATTTCTGATGGGTTATCAATCACTTCTTCTGTGCCGTCGGTTAAATCGACATGATAATCCACTGATGGTGCGGTCATGATCAGGTCAAGATTGAATTCCCGTTCAAGCCGTTCTTGTACGACATCCATATGCAAGAGGCCTAAGAAGCCACAACGGAACCCAAAGCCCAATGCTTGTGACGATTCAGGTTCGAATTCCAACGCGGCATCATTTAATTGTAATTTTTCAAGGGCTTCACGCAAGTCGTTAAACTTCGCGTTATCCACGGGATACATCCCAGAATAAACCATTGGTTGAATATGCCGATAACCATCAAGGGCTTCTGCTGCCGGATTGTCAGCAAGGGTGACCGTATCCCCAACCCGCGTATCTTGAATGGTCTTGATGCTGGCCGTAATATAACCCACATCACCAACCATTAAGAAGTCGCGTTTAACGGCTTTAGGCGACATCACACCGACTTCAGTGACTTCGAATTCTTTCCCGTTATTCATCAAGCGAATCTTATCGCCGACTTTAACAGTGCCATCAAAAACCCGCACGTTTAACACAACACCCCGATAACTATCGTAGATCGAATCAAAAATCAACGCCTTCAATGGTGCTTTTAAATCACCCGTTGGTGCTGGCACGTCCGTTACCAGTTTTTCTAGGATTTCTTCAATCCCAATCCCGCTCTTAGCACTAGCAAGCACGGCTTCTGAAGCATCCAAACCAATCATCTCTTCGATTTCTGCTTTAACAACGTCTGGTTGTGCAGATGGTAAATCGATTTTATTAATGACAGGGACGATTTCTAAATCATCGTCGACCGCTAAATAAACGTTGGCTAACGTTTGTGCTTCAACCCCTTGGGCCGCATCGACGACTAATAAGGCGCCTTCGCAAGCTGCCAAACTTCG
Proteins encoded in this window:
- a CDS encoding IS3-like element IS1520 family transposase (programmed frameshift), whose amino-acid sequence is MAIKYSNEFKESIVSLSQTGRSANSLAKEYNVSVSTVTKWIKQADPNNTKVLSSNERALIKENKRLKEELDIFKTSSGAHGKKLIIKGRALVLEVVNANLLAGHRITRILSVLKIPRSTYYDYLHWQPSRTERRRHLIKQEVLTAWLRYPMYGYPRLTILLNQQSDIHVSQRLVYQQMCELGIRSRMVKRINKPTTQTDYDQRPNLIKQLTDQSGILLTDITYIPLNHTWCYLASVYNPVTRRVIAYQLNTQMTKELATNVITQVMAQAVKPQIIHSDMGSQYTSDLFENTLSKYGIKHSYSRKGQPGDNARIESFHSILKREYVNFQDFKTIHEAIAGIDNYIRWYNSDRISLVA
- a CDS encoding bacteriocin immunity protein, giving the protein MSKTINEQVFEIIDEMYNDLAHKEIDQHIKDILLIAAKHLSTEDMPAQVVAAKTVNGITIWTMNGKNLLGNENAERIRKLMRIARSEGYKWNATGLGSLGVQF
- a CDS encoding terminase small subunit, whose amino-acid sequence is MHDESRNDAKEDYLSGMKYKDIADKYDVSINTVKSWKQRNGWERGPNKKAVHPKSKKGAHKVEKVAPKIVKELSANDGLNDQQKMFCLYYLQRFNATWAYMQAYDVDYKTANVNGPRLLVNASVREQIDKLRNEIANDLFVTADDIAKEYAKQAFADIGDYVGLLCQESGHKSTNKFDFQFKLLNLIFRGRSFSPVQILKTL
- a CDS encoding tyrosine-type recombinase/integrase, which encodes MCTEENGTPVLPNSIKYKAQLVQDKLHKNFNFHSLRHTHATMLLEAGEKMKVVSERLGHSRISTTMDTYSHVTHKMRKNTVSLIEQIQNE
- the lepA gene encoding translation elongation factor 4, with the protein product MDYAEMLDRQKHIRNFSIIAHIDHGKSTLADRILEMTDTIAKRDMQAQVLDDMELERERGITIKLNAVELHYHAKDGETYIFHLIDTPGHVDFSYEVSRSLAACEGALLVVDAAQGVEAQTLANVYLAVDDDLEIVPVINKIDLPSAQPDVVKAEIEEMIGLDASEAVLASAKSGIGIEEILEKLVTDVPAPTGDLKAPLKALIFDSIYDSYRGVVLNVRVFDGTVKVGDKIRLMNNGKEFEVTEVGVMSPKAVKRDFLMVGDVGYITASIKTIQDTRVGDTVTLADNPAAEALDGYRHIQPMVYSGMYPVDNAKFNDLREALEKLQLNDAALEFEPESSQALGFGFRCGFLGLLHMDVVQERLEREFNLDLIMTAPSVDYHVDLTDGTEEVIDNPSEMPETSNISEVKEPYVKASIMVPNDYVGAVMELAQRKRGEFVTMDYLDTYRVNVIYNMPLSEIIFDFFDDLKSNTKGYASFDYEVTGYRASDLVKMDILLNGESVDALSFIVHRDFAFERGKAIVGKLKETIPRQQFEVPIQAAIGNKVIARSTVKAYRKNVLAKCYGGDITRKRKLLEKQKAGKKRMKSVGSVEVPQEAFMSILKMNDEDKAGK